The Oryza brachyantha chromosome 6, ObraRS2, whole genome shotgun sequence region TAAGTACAAAGTTAAgccttaaaatttaaattttggctatcTGAAATTGCCAAACAATGAGTCCCTACGTTCATCtttctaatttaattttttgtttggtggatTATTAGtcatagttaaatttaaattttataacttaatttaaagttaaatttaaggttttatCATGGTCTTATAATTGGcttttcaactaaaaaaactattttactCCATCCAACCAGTTATGCCCCTAAACTATTTTTGGCTCATTTTACCACCAACttactccgtcccaaaataaaccaatctttcattttttacctataatgtttaactcttcgtcttatttgaaaaaaattatgattaatatttttatttttattagattataaattataaatagtactttatgtgtgactaatttttttaaaaaaactttagaaaatttttaaataagatggatagtcaaatgttggacacgTATACCTAAAGTTTGCCTTATtctggaacggagggagtaaactATTTGATACACTCCACTGTTTCAAaacatttccttttttttactcttcatgAAAATAAGTTGATTCTTTTGAACTACATATGACACTATTATCAAAGTTCAAAaatgtttttagttttttcaagaTTATTTTCTTGGACTTTATTATATTGATGTTTAAACCAATTCTAGGTGCTTTCAACCTATGTAAACGATGAGAAGAttctaaaaagaaaatgataataCACAAGTGGTTATGCATCaatcatcttttatttcctCCAGACTATATCTATACACATAAGGCTTGTTTATATCTAGAAATTGATACATGATACTCCGCAAGCTTTATCCATATTCGTGAGGTATTTAGAAGAACATTGGTATTGTCTATAATGAACCAGGATGGCGATACATGATCTATAACACCATAGTAATGGGacggtgtaatttttttacaagtatatttcttttgtctacctatatatttttaatccgTTTTTAAGTAACTACTCTGACACACTAATGTTTTACCTTGATCGGTAATTACTATTTAGATGGTCAGAGTATGATTTATGAAACTTTCTCGAACTTACAGGTAAGAGGCAGTAccgtttaactatttatatttttgaaatagttaaacatatgGTCGTTTCTTTAGCTTGGACAGGGTATCATCGAGGTCCATGAAAATGTAACATGCATTTTGGATCCTAATCTTGATTTAATGTATCATGTAAGGTCCACAGTGAATATATCTAGCTGACTAGCTCAGGTGTTGGTGTATCTGTCCAcatagatatgaattttacattttatatACCCCTTTGGAGCAAACATAGCGGATCATCTAGATCATCTAGCCTATTATCCATCATAAAATAGgtgatatgagaaaaaaattccaatagATCATGTatcccattatctaaaaataaatgcatcatccatattagaatgAGAAACtcgaaatatatatgttctctaTGTATCATCCATATCTCAATATTCGATCATAAAACGAGAGAGCAATAATAACATAACATAAGAtggttgtaaaatattaataaaatatatatggatgatgcaATATGGATGCTCTATTGGACtgatatgaatataaatagagaGTATATTTTGAATGGTCATTTAAATGACAATATAGATGATGAAATTTAGATAAGTTGTTGTAAATGCTCTTACTACgtaccataaaatcaacttccaTCACTACCAAATCACACCTCGTTGCTGCCTATGTTATTTTACTCTAAAACGATATAGTAAAAATTTGAGCAGTTTTAAATACAAACGAATAGTCCCCTACCAATTACTCACTCCATTCCTAAATAGTCACGATTAACCAACCCTATTTCAACTTGAACCActaatactttttaaaattattaaattactaacaaaaacttaaagtttatatttaaggTGGACACTCTTTGATGatacataatatttataattttgttttgcggacaagacaaatagttaagtcTCACCCTAATCTTTTCAtgtatgcttatacttataagccaaaatttaaactttcaaccttaaatttcgAGTTGATCGTAtggtttttcaccaaaatttattttcgatcgttgacttttagattactaagtaTACGTATATagcagttttatttataaattatttttcgcttaCGTGCATGTTGTTCAAATAATCACCCATGAATATGAACCATATGTGTAGTGACAGATGTTTCGAACGGACGGTGTATCTGAAAACGGAGGGGTCGATATgagactgacgagtgggttcCTTTCTCACGTGGGGCATCATACCGTGCGTGCCGAAATGTGCGGTACATGAGCCATATATATCGTCTCCTCGTTTTTGCCCGCGCGCTTAGCTTTGAATACGTACGTAGCCATGTGTACCCACTGTGCGTGCCGTGCTGCTGTGATATAGCGCAGCGTGTGGTGTCCAGCACCGCAGAGCGCAGAGTGCAGAgcgcgcgtacgtacgtggaGGGTATTCTCCACGCACAGCTAGGCGCTCTTGACAGCAACGTTGCCCATCGAAGCAACTGTTTTTTACTGGCTCAGGACTTGCCGCTTGCCGGAAAATTAGACCcgtcttttactttttacttatattcataagctaaaatttaaacttttagtctttttttatcatagtgtatttttagttatgcttttagatcactacgaacaaaaattttatacttttattcataaactattttctaCATGCAAATATGACTTTTGGTTTTTCCCTTAAAAAACGAAGAGATAACCCATATAGACATACAAAgctatatctatactaatttaaaaatattagtgatGGTGTCACATACCATTATATCAGCGTAACATGTATTAATGCGTATTAATTCTCTAACTGTTTTTGTTCTTGTGTAGTAAGCatggtatttttctttgtttttcataCGAAAGATTATTTTgtgtatttaatttataacacACATGCGATTTTGTTTTGACTtattaaagatattttttaacaaaacttaaatttgctATTTTCAATAATCTGTTTGTAACAGACATGcatttaattagtttatctataaattaatattgctCGTAAGTATTGAGCTGTCTAATAAGTTGCAGAAAAATAATCGAAGCTCTAAAGAAACTGGTGAATGACGCTTTTTTTTTGGCGGGGAAAGGGAACTTCCATTAAACATGACCAACGAGATTACAGTCAGCTTAGATTTGCTATGATATAATGGATGTGTTCTTTTACTCGATAAAGGATGAATAATGAAAGAATATCTTATTTTTGATAACTCTTTAATCGTATaacaataaaagtaaatactaagaagttaaaaatctattttgcaAAAGGGAGATAATGGACTTTTGTATAGAAATCTTTTATACAAAACGGGCCGTTTAATATTTCGGGAGGTATGTGTGTAAAAGTTAAGAGATAATAATTTAGGAAAAATCTACTTAAACAAACGCAACAATGTTTTTCTCATGAGTAGGCTAGAAatatgatgtatatatatgacttTTCACTGTTTCTAAGGATCACACCTAGATCCGTTGACCCATCTTCCATATTGTATTGAGTTTTATACGTCTACCTTCAAGggtttaaattaaaattaaggatgaaaaataggGAACGATGAAAATCCAACCACATGAATTTAAACTCAAGTTTTTATGACCAAGGATAGATGCATATGTACAGTGCATGCACAATCAACGGCACAAGCTCGGAAATTATTGTATGTACAACACATGTTTTGAAAATTGTGGGAGCTTAGACATTAATTCATCATGACCACATGTGCTTGTTCGTATGTATGTACGTGCTCCAAAGAACAGTGACGAGCAAATCTAAGATACTGTCGCTTCTAATGTTTGAAAACCTGGCTGCTTAAATCGGATGCCGATCACTAAATGCACCAGCCTCCGTACGTGATGCTGCTATGCACTCGTATCAATTCGTTTCTATCTGTGCTTATAagcgaaaatttaaattttcaattttaaattttaaattgattttagggttttcaccaaatttattttttattatcttttaaatcgctaagaatacatataaaaaaattttatttataaatacgccGGTTAgcgttttttatgaaaaagacaGACGATCACCCGACGATTTCTACGGCAAAAGAGAAGAATGACCAAGTGAAGACATATTTACATGTGGATGTAGGAAGATAAGAACTGTGTCACTGCTGTGACTTCTTGTGAGTGTGACAGTACTAATACTAATGCAGATTGCCACTTGCCAGGATATATAACTGACGCAGTTGTATTTTACTCCAtgattttgcttttgcttccaACGTTGGCCAAGTCGAAAAATTTGGGATGGAGCAACTGCCGTTCTAGTCTACTCTATTGAGAGGGACGTGCCAGCACGGCAATGGCCCAATTGGAGTGTTCAGTAGGCCCACATGCCAAGATAGTAGTAGAAGGGCCTATGTATGGGCCAGGCCCAACTAGAACGGCATGGGTAGCTTTACACGAATTGGGCCTTGTCCATTCCCTTTCACACGAATTCATTCTAATGTTTATGTTTTCTGCTAACCAAGGAGTACTTTGTTTCTGAGTTGAAGCCAACAAAGCTGAAAATTTGTTTACACTGAATACTCAACCTATGATTCACCAATCATAAGTATATAGAATCTCTCTTAAGCCACCTTACTCAGGCTTGTGGTTATGCCATCTTTTGACCCATGAATACTGGGATGCCATAATGTTACAGGGCGTGTGATAAAGTAACCAAACCACTAAATGGTGTGTTTCGTGTGAAAATTGTCTATatagaattttcttttaaaaaaatcaaataaattatttttaaatttctaatatttaattcttagCTAATCATATCAATCATATTTCTCATTGATatttgcttcggtccaacaaaaagtaactcgaggtaccaaatcattttttatcattggatctagctgagtaggatgtgcgctATTAGATCCAACGGTCAGAAACAACTTGGAACCGCGAGGTACCTTTTattggactgtaaaattgctctttctCATTTTGCACTAGGCTAACAAGCTAATTTCAACTTCTGAACAAAACACGCCGATAGGCATTTCCCCCTGGACATGTAACTCAACAGCCAGACGAGAGACACCCCAGCAAAATACCAATGACAAGATCTGGTTTCTCCAAACAACATTTGCTCAAAGGGCAGCAGTTATAAAGATCTAAAAAGTGCATGCTCATAATTGCCTTTATCCACATTTGCATATTGCAGCACATTGGATACAAACCATCATCAGCAATAGGTCTCATATAATTGCTTGTACGCATGGTTAGAAAATTCTTGCCCTTGTGTATATATTAGTGCTTACTGCACAAATGGTATAAGGAAATACTCAGCGTAGAACAGCTGCAGGAGAATATGAACAATGGAAATTATTAATATGACCAAAGTATGATTGTCTGACAAAATATGACCAGAACATTATCATTAATCACCTTCCAAATGAACATGTAAAATGATGTGATCCACGCCTTGTTCTCAACGTCACATTCCTGTGCTCTCTGCCAAAGTGCAAAGGCTAACATGCCATGGCCGAAAACCTGGTCAATCAAACAGCAAAAGACTTATGATCTtccaaacagaaaaaggaaaaaaaaatgatccctttttcttttttgagagAAAGTTAAGAGATCACTCACGGTGATGATCATTTGGGATAGTTTTGTGGATGATGCTCCTGCCAAAATGGCAGCTCCATATGCTGTTAATAGTATGTTTATGCAGAGCCAATACACCTAAACCAGATAAACAGAGGATTTTGcaccattttaaaatttagaaggACATGTACAACCATTAGTTTTTTCAGAAGTTGAATTGAATCTGTTCTCACTCTTTCTGGACCCAGACGTACGCTCAAGGACTGGACGCCAAAATGTCTGTCACCATCAATATCAGGAATATcctgaaaattcaaaaaatgacCATTGGTGATATTTGAAGAGATGAATGTGCTAGTATTTTGGCAGTCAACATGATTGGACATTTACCTTGAATAATGCAATGACTGCAGAGAAGCAACACATGAACAATGTCGCGAAAACCACCGGCTTTGTTGGTGCCAAGGGTCTCTTCAGAACATGTTGCTgttacacacaaaaaaaatctaaccaGGGGAAACCAGGAAATTGCACTTGATATATGTAATAAAAGGGGAACTTTATAGTCCTTCAGAAAATACTTTatggtatcaaatttttagtgtaGAATTATGGTATTTCTCGATAGTCTAGATACTTACGAGTTTTACGTtataaaatatggtacctcGACATATCTTTTAaagaatagtaaaattgctttaaTAAAAAGCGTTGTGTACTACCTGCATATGTGCAAAGAATGCTAGCTGAACTAAGACTGCTCTTACAAATAGTATACAGAATGCAGCGAGAAACGCGTTCCGTTTCCACCGGAGTAATGGAGCCTGAAAAAAGAGTGTGATGAATTGGAAATATAAGCAGTGATAAGTTAGATGGAATCATGGAAATCCATTTTCACTTTACAGAGCTCGGCAAGAACTACTTACATCAACAGAGTACGCACTTCCAAGAAAGAAACTGATAAGCAAAGCACACAGCAAAGGAGCTGATTTGGATCTGATTCCAATGGCAATGCTCTGGCAAAAAAGAAGCACAATGTGAGCAAGGTGTATAGACATAAAACCTGCTTTATTCAAACTAGAATGATTGGTTCTTTTATCTCTGCGTTGAACCTAATATACCATGATCAAGGACGTGAGTACTAACACTGCTCCAGTTGCCACTGAAAACTCTCCAGACGCCAATGGAAGGCTGGGTTTATTGACCTCCAAAAAGAAGTATGATTTAGTCGCAATGATACTATTAGTACATATCGTATTATAGAAGAAATTTGTTTTCCAGCAACAAGGAAAAAAGTTACTACCTTATCAATCTGAATGTCATATAGTTGATTCAGGCCAACAACATAGACATTCATACATAAAGCTGAGGATAATGCCTGCACATAAGGAAAAATACATGGTGGTTGTATGTCGGTAGATCATTAAGAAGATAATTTTAAGCGTCTATTGAGCGCAGGATTCACCAGAAACAACAATTTGAAACATCTCTTGAGCATTACATTCATTACAAAATTTGTGATACCTCAAGAAATCCCCATAATACTTTCGTAGTAAAATCATCTAGGCTTCTCATTGGAAGGAGAGAAACTGAAGTGATTCCTATTATCTGTCAAATAATCCAAGAATAATAAGCAATGAATCAGGCAGTGTGCATCCAAAACAGCAATACAATTTTGAATGATATGTGCCAAAGCTCACAGTGCCAAAAATTGTGTGGGGTCGGCAAAACCGATAAAAAGCTCCCAGTTTCTTGGAAACTTCTTCCAAAATTTCTTCAAACTGAATGGCGATCGATTCATGCTGATCGCCAGTAATGGCATAGCATCTAACTTGGAGGACTGAAGAATGTTGCCTTCTTTGCCTCCTTAAGTTTCCTGTTAGACTAGTAGCATTTAAAATTGcatttagttttatttgtgaAAGTTGTGGCACTGTTGCTTGGAAGCAAACAAattgaaaacatattaataataGCTTTTTCaacatccttgaaaagtatctcaagatacgatatttttcagtgtaaaaatttagtaacttaAAGTGCAGCAATGTACCTTAAGATAATAGAATtttgcattaaaattttggtatcctTAAGATacttctcaaggatggtaGAAAAGTCATATTAATAAACCACAAGACTGAGGAGAGTACTTGCCTTGAACACAGGTGAACTGCAGAATTTTCCGCTGACAATTTACCTGTAACGTGCAGAATGGGCGGCAAGCGTTTAGAACATTTAGtctatttggacaaaattatTTTCGAACAACTTACGTTTCAGGGGGTAATTACACAGTAACATATCTTAATAATCAACCATTTTCATCAACAAggtatttttctccaaaaagaaaaggaaaaaaatacagttaCCGAAAAGGATACAACTCTGACTTGTTAATTAGGACAACCTTCATTTCAGAAATATAGACATTCCAGTTCTTCTAGAACTCCGTTGCTGAAAAACTGAGGACATATTGAACAGTACTGTCCAATAGCTATATAATCAGAGATCTAACTTTGTTCGCTGGTATCCTTCAAACTTAGAACATTTGGCACACAATGAATTCCTTTCGTCCAAATATAGAAGTTGGTATACAATGAAAAAGATCACAAAGATCCTGAAACTCTTCCCCCAAAAATTGGAACCCTATAACGTCTAACACTCAGTTTAAACCACAAAATTCCTCTTCCCAAAAACTAaaggtacttttttttttcaccatagtGCAAAACTTGACTACATGTTTCATCCTGCAATTTTCATGCGTACACAGTTGAAATTTTAAGTCCTAAATATCGTGCTGGCTTTGATCTAGGTACAAACAGGGAAGTCTGCAATGCTGATTTTTattgaaaagaaagagaaaaagatgaAACACAGATGGTTGTGTACCGGCCCAGGATAATTTCCTCGTTCCAAACCGAGCCCTGCACTCCAATCCCCTCCTATCTGCACCACCCAACACCGAAATCCACAAATCAAACCGAAGTTAACGAAGAACGCAAGATTAACAAAACACCGAAATAGTAGTTGTCATGAGGCAGCTAGCTAGTTTGCCTGTCTGGGCTCGCACGGTCTGCTGCGCCGGCCGGATAGCCgagcacgccggcgccgccgccgccgccggcgaggcctgCATCGGTCTGCGATATATATCGATCGGTGGAAGATACGGCGAGTCAAGCGGCCgacgcgggaggaggaggaagaagaacaagaaaacCTAGGAATCAACCCGGATCGATCGAGGGTTGATGCCAaggatgaagatgatggtggccggatcgatcgatcgacggaaatgtggtgtggtgtggagTGGGGGAGTGAGAACGAGAACGACCAGGGTGGGGGGTGGTGGGGACGCTTAGCTCAGCTTGCTGCTGATTAatgcatgcgtgcgtgcatggCGTGCATGTAACTGAACCCAGCTAGCTCGATGAGCTAGCCAGCAATGGTGTTGACGCAGGCAGAGGGCAAGGCTAGTTGTGTGCACTgcttcgttttttttctttttccaattGCATTTTTGTATGAGACGTGTGTGTAGTACAGCTCACGCGTTGGACGAACCTGCCACTCTGCAGCCACGGCAAGCGCCAAGGGGATGGAGCCAGCGTTTTACGCGTGCAtgggactttttttaaaaaaaaagtgaactTTTTTGGATTTGGAAAACTCGCTGGTTTAGcatttgaaaaaacaaattccaTTTTGACACCACAAATGTGGAGTCCGATTATTAtctgtcatatataaaatccaGTATGAAAGACTTTCCCAATATTAAAATAAGTGTAAAACGACCCTCTCAACTATTCACGTGGTAGCCCAGCCATCaaagaaagtaaaaaaaaatagatgcatGGTTCATAGGTAAGTGATGGCCTCTCAATCTCTCATCTTCTACGTCCACTATTaccctctctccccctctgtCACCCAAGTTGGCGTGGGTGACGGGCGGTAGTATGCAATAAGGATCGGAGACGACATGTGTAGGAAGAAGCGATAGCAAAGGCAAGGAGAAGATTCATGCCCTTCCTTGATATTGGTGGAGTTTGGGTAATGTCATTGGCATGATGGTGACACCGATGTTGGAACTCATTCACCACCAACGGAGCCCTCAAATCCCTCATCCATTCGCTGGTATGGACAGTGGTGGCGGTTAAACCATCATAGGTGCATTATAGATCAATGACAACAACGACAAAGGCCCTAGTTATGAGATATAAGTGACGACCGAGGTGAGCATGTAGGTCGCCTCTGGCCTCACCTTCCTCCAAGACAGCGATGGGAAGCTACTATGCCACCCGCGCCAAGTCGCTATGTGAACTCCCTCTTCACCTTGCTCTCCGTTGGCATCGGGTTAGAGCTTCATGCAACTTGCTACCTGCACCAAGCCACCACCATTTGTGCTCCCTCATCTCTACACCCACTTCGTTAAGCTGCCATCGTCACCGCCTCTATTCCTTCACATCCCTATTTATCTTCCTTTCTAAGTTTGTTGTCATGGAGCTCGAGGTCGAGCTTGGGCTCCGTGCGCCCTAACACCTATGCAAAACAATGACCATCTTTACTCTCTCACTTCTAAATCCACCGCATCGTCAAGCAGAAGGGCCAGGATGAcagataaaaaagagaaagttATCACCACCTATAGGATCGACGGctagagaaagaaagagggacTAAGGAAGAGAGAACAAAGGGAACATGCAGGATCTACTCTTTTTTGTTTAACTGATAGACGGGTCCcaataatttctaaatttttttgttgactGAATAGTCACCAACTCACCGTACCATCGCATAGGTACGTATCATGTAGGATAAAACCATCATCCTTTGGTGACTACCCGAACATAGTGGCACGTAACATAAAACTATCATTCTAACCATAAAAGGAGGTTAGTGGATCCGGTATCGTTAGTGAGAGAGTCTTCGTAACCGGTTTTACGGTTAGGTGATAGGAATCGGGCTCGCCCTATAATTGAGGGAGTTAAGGCAGACTTTTTTACTTCTCGTTTTCTCCCGCGCACGCGCGGCCCACGGCCCACCTCGCGCTACCACGCGGGGCGACGCTATCCTCTCTCCATTCCATTGCGCTCGCGGCTCGCGCTTGGCCTATCCATCcaatccaccaccaccgcgaaGCCGAAGCGGGAGTGAGGTGAGGCGAGCCATGGCCATGTCCCTCTCCCTGGCGCGCGTCGCGCTCCCGCCTCCGCTGCCGCAGGGGGCcgggcccgccgccgcggccgccaggAAGCTCCAGGGCGCCGCCCTCGCGTTCCCCGCCAAGTCGTTCTTCGGCGCGCCGCTGGCTGCCGTCGCGGCCGTCTCccccgcagcggcggcggtggcggcgtcccCGCTCCGGCGCAGGCCgtcgtccgcctccgccgtcgtcgcggcggGGAAGGGGTACAAGATGAAGACGCACA contains the following coding sequences:
- the LOC102714653 gene encoding homogentisate geranylgeranyltransferase, chloroplastic, producing the protein MQASPAAAAAPACSAIRPAQQTVRAQTDRRGLECRARFGTRKLSWAGKLSAENSAVHLCSSLTGNLRRQRRQHSSVLQVRCYAITGDQHESIAIQFEEILEEVSKKLGAFYRFCRPHTIFGTIIGITSVSLLPMRSLDDFTTKVLWGFLEALSSALCMNVYVVGLNQLYDIQIDKVNKPSLPLASGEFSVATGAVLVLTSLIMSIAIGIRSKSAPLLCALLISFFLGSAYSVDAPLLRWKRNAFLAAFCILFVRAVLVQLAFFAHMQQHVLKRPLAPTKPVVFATLFMCCFSAVIALFKDIPDIDGDRHFGVQSLSVRLGPERVYWLCINILLTAYGAAILAGASSTKLSQMIITVFGHGMLAFALWQRAQECDVENKAWITSFYMFIWKLFYAEYFLIPFVQ
- the LOC102714300 gene encoding 50S ribosomal protein L35, chloroplastic encodes the protein MAMSLSLARVALPPPLPQGAGPAAAAARKLQGAALAFPAKSFFGAPLAAVAAVSPAAAAVAASPLRRRPSSASAVVAAGKGYKMKTHKASAKRFRVTGRGKIVRRRAGKQHLLGKKNTKRRKRLSKMVQVNKSDYNNVTGALPYLKVNRNAE